A DNA window from Nerophis lumbriciformis linkage group LG03, RoL_Nlum_v2.1, whole genome shotgun sequence contains the following coding sequences:
- the LOC133587543 gene encoding nuclear factor of activated T-cells, cytoplasmic 2-like, with protein sequence MTSDISQEELDFADLFLYNPPEDDFSDSFIQENGERPPVLGVNATFVKDSPAKESSSSEMVFYSMGLATTTGIIPAPSPRIEITPSGDSFSSQALEQSLGTKVLGAYRETASPASSNSSTGWVAEGCSPSASPSISPHNKGTRATELSTLDLCPYIQGIHTSSTHSLPGASGGNSFTDEPFLLPQYQCTRSPQVQRRSRSVSPQGKRTYDQIFTCQGASPVKQRSRSPSPIPLAYELLGSYHPSQRQVQGVFQTQTQISRKGLEEVVNIAHGENLRLDCVYRDECERGGAVVTSGNFCVVPTSWSSQPVPLGSFRGLSLVPLPSLEWALPSKSSQYELVIQHQPRSHHRAHYETEGSRGPVKTSSGGHPEVQLHGYQGTAPLGLHVFIGTADERLLKPHAFYQVHRITGKTVTTPSTERKVNGTKVLEIPLQPNNNMRAVIDCVGILKLRNVDIELRNGETNMGRKNTRVRLVFRVHLPQPGGQLVSLQVASVPIECSQHSAQEIPLVNKQNLDRCSVLGGQIMFLTGQNFTCDSRVMFSEKTRDGLQIWEVEATVNRENSHAKVLVVEVPPYRDRTICHAAKVNFYVINGRKKRSEPQHFIYTPMISAIKAEPLDERQMNPCAYSDIQPQSGTSVKSLFHWPEHQSKLQAIGVSPIRFLNKDEDQPDFQPLFYQSRAGNLINTTELLYHPTNQLYDNNCAAVLYGGLLTASNPANIHALVVPLHQGVAVKKPQDKLCKGPEVNHAFKAYSSTRHQSTVHVVQSLGKSPPLRLVQSDICEKAPIQTGKVGPNREALTPERLAIKQEDLSCVYLEDVNDIIRRDLRDHHNDAEGPHRPAL encoded by the exons ATGACGTCTGACATCAGTCAGGAGGAGTTGGATTTTGCAGATCTGTTTCTTTATAACCCGCCAGAGGATGACTTCTCTGATAGTTTCATCCAAG AAAATGGCGAGCGCCCCCCAGTACTTGGGGTCAACGCAACATTCGTTAAGGATAGTCCTGCTAAAGAAAGCTCATCATCTGAGATGGTGTTTTACTCCATGGGCTTGGCCACAACAACTGGGATTATCCCAGCTCCTAGCCCCAGGATTGAGATCACTCCATCAGGGGATTCCTTCAGCTCTCAGGCCCTGGAGCAGAGCCTTGGCACCAAAGTTCTCGGGGCCTACCGGGAAACTGCAAGCCCTGCCAGTAGTAACTCCTCCACCGGTTGGGTAGCAGAAGGATGCTCTCCATCAGCCTCGCCAAGCATTTCTCCCCACAATAAAGGCACACGTGCCACAGAGTTGTCCACCCTAGACCTCTGTCCTTACATCCAGGGTATCCACACTTCTTCCACCCACTCCTTACCAGGAGCCTCTGGAGGTAACAGCTTTACCGATGAGCCCTTCCTCCTGCCTCAGTACCAATGCACCCGCTCACCACAGGTCCAGCGCCGCTCCCGCTCTGTCTCACCACAGGGCAAGCGCACCTATGACCAGATATTCACCTGTCAGGGTGCCTCTCCAGTCAAACAACGCTCCCGAAGTCCCAGTCCTATCCCTTTGGCTTATGAACTGCTGGGTTCCTACCATCCTTCTCAAAGGCAGGTTCAAGGCGTGTTTCAGACCCAAACGCAGATCTCTAGAAAAGGCCTGGAAGAAGTGGTGAATATAGCCCATGGGGAAAACCTCAGGTTAGATTGCGTGTATAGGGACGAGTGTGAGAGGGGAGGAGCAGTGGTCACGTCTGGAAACTTCTGTGTAGTCCCAACTTCATGGTCTTCTCAACCAGTCCCCCTTGGATCATTTAG AGGCCTTTCCTTAGTCCCACTCCCCTCTCTAGAGTGGGCATTGCCCAGTAAGTCCAGTCAGTACGAGCTAGTGATCCAGCACCAGCCGAGATCTCACCACAGAGCCCACTATGAGACCGAGGGCAGCCGCGGACCTGTCAAGACATCCAGTGGTGGACACCCAGAAGTTCAG CTCCACGGTTATCAAGGGACAGCTCCGCTGGGGCTGCATGTCTTCATCGGGACAGCCGACGAGAGGCTGCTGAAACCCCACGCCTTCTACCAGGTCCACCGCATCACTGGCAAGACCGTTACCACACCCAGCACGGAAAGGAAGGTCAATGGGACCAAAGTGTTGGAAATCCCACTCCAACCAAATAACAATATGAGAGCGGT GATTGACTGCGTAGGGATCTTGAAGCTGAGGAATGTAGACATTGAGCTGAGGAATGGCGAGACGAACATGGGACGCAAGAACACCCGGGTTCGCTTGGTGTTTCGTGTCCATTTACCGCAACCCGGAGGCCAGTTGGTGTCTCTTCAGGTGGCCTCAGTGCCCATTGAATGCT CTCAGCATTCTGCTCAGGAGATCCCATTAGTCAATAAGCAGAACTTGGACAGATGCTCTGTACTCGGTGGACAAATAATGTTCTTGACTGGGCAGAACTTTACCTGCGACTCCAGGGTGATGTTCTCAGAGAAGACACGAG ATGGCCTGCAAATCTGGGAAGTGGAGGCAACTGTGAACCGAGAAAATTCCCATGCT AAAGTACTAGTGGTTGAGGTTCCTCCGTATCGAGACCGTACTATTTGCCACGCAGCCAAAGTCAACTTCTATGTCATCAATGGGAGAAAGAAGCGCAGTGAGCCCCAGCACTTCATCTATACCCCCATGATAAGTG CCATTAAAGCAGAGCCACTGGATGAGAGGCAGATGAATCCGTGTGCTTACTCAGACATCCAACCTCAGTCTGGCACGTCAGTGAAGTCGCTCTTTCATTGGCCGGAGCACCAGAGCAAACTTCAAGCCATCGGTGTTTCTCCAATACGCTTCTTAAACAAAGATGAGGATCAGCCGGATTTCCAGCCCTTATTCTACCAGTCAAGAGCTGGTAATCTAATCAACACCACAGAGCTTCTCTACCACCCTACCAACCAACTTTACGATAACAACTGTGCTGCTGTACTCTATGGTGGCTTGCTTACAGCGTCAAACCCTGCCAACATCCATGCCTTAGTAGTCCCGCTCCATCAGGGTGTCGCTGTTAAAAAACCTCAAGACAAACTATGTAAAGGTCCTGAGGTCAACCACGCATTCAAGGCATATTCATCGACAAGACATCAAAGTACCGTGCACGTAGTGCAGTCCCTGGGAAAGTCGCCACCTTTGAGATTGGTCCAAAGTGACATTTGTGAGAAGGCTCCAATCCAGACGGGCAAGGTCGGACCCAACCGAGAGGCTCTGACTCCGGAGCGACTCGCCATCAAACAGGAGGACCTCAGCTGTGTCTACCTGGAAGACG TGAATGACATCATACGAAGAGACCTGAGAGATCATCACAATGACGCTGAAGGCCCGCATCGTCCTGCACTCTGA